A section of the Streptomyces sp. NBC_01591 genome encodes:
- a CDS encoding dihydrolipoyl dehydrogenase family protein codes for MSANEQVDVVVVGLGPGGEYVAGTLAEAGLDVVGVEAELVGGECPYWGCVPSKMMIRAGNLLAEAGRVPALAGEAVVTPDWGRVAGRIRGEATDDWNDQAAAGRLAAKGGRLVRGTGRLSGPRRVAVGDRTFEARRGVVLATGTRPRIPPVPGLEGTPYWTNRDAMAAKELPESMVVLGGGAIGVELAQVYARFKCAVTVIEGQDRLLTQEEPEAGELAAEVLRADGVTVLTGARARQVSHDGTEFTVCLEGDGEPLRAERLLVATGRHTDLAALAVDTVGLDPTAGAVNTDGQMRAGEGLWAVGDITGRGAFTHVSMYQAQIAVRDILGQPGPDADYRALPRVTFTDPEIGAVGLTERQARERGLRVRTSVLPIAFSTRGWIHGPGNDGLIKLVEDADRGVLIGATSAGPAGGEVLYGLNVAVHAEIPVDRLQHMIYTYPTFHRTVEAALGALR; via the coding sequence ATGAGCGCGAACGAGCAGGTGGATGTGGTGGTCGTCGGGCTGGGGCCGGGTGGTGAGTACGTCGCGGGCACGCTGGCCGAAGCTGGGCTGGACGTGGTGGGGGTCGAGGCGGAACTCGTCGGGGGCGAGTGTCCGTACTGGGGGTGCGTGCCCAGCAAGATGATGATCCGGGCCGGGAATCTGCTCGCCGAGGCGGGCCGGGTGCCCGCCCTCGCCGGTGAAGCGGTCGTGACTCCGGACTGGGGCAGGGTCGCCGGGCGTATCCGCGGCGAGGCCACCGACGACTGGAACGACCAGGCCGCCGCCGGCCGTCTCGCGGCCAAGGGCGGCCGGCTCGTCCGGGGGACGGGCCGTCTCTCCGGGCCGCGCCGGGTGGCGGTCGGCGACCGCACGTTCGAAGCCCGGCGCGGTGTCGTGCTGGCCACCGGCACGCGGCCCCGGATCCCCCCGGTGCCGGGCCTCGAGGGAACGCCGTACTGGACCAACAGGGATGCCATGGCGGCCAAGGAGCTGCCGGAGTCGATGGTCGTGCTCGGCGGGGGCGCCATCGGTGTCGAACTCGCCCAGGTCTATGCCCGCTTCAAGTGCGCGGTCACGGTGATCGAGGGGCAGGATCGGCTGCTGACGCAGGAGGAACCGGAAGCCGGGGAGCTGGCCGCGGAGGTGCTGCGGGCGGACGGAGTCACCGTACTCACGGGTGCTCGGGCACGGCAGGTCAGCCATGACGGCACCGAGTTCACCGTCTGCCTTGAGGGTGACGGGGAGCCGCTTCGTGCCGAACGGCTTCTGGTCGCCACCGGGCGCCACACCGACCTGGCCGCGCTGGCGGTCGACACGGTGGGGCTGGATCCAACGGCGGGAGCCGTGAACACGGACGGGCAGATGCGGGCGGGGGAGGGGCTGTGGGCGGTCGGCGACATCACAGGCCGAGGCGCCTTCACCCATGTGTCGATGTACCAGGCGCAGATTGCCGTCCGGGACATCCTCGGACAGCCCGGTCCCGACGCCGACTACCGGGCGCTGCCCCGCGTCACCTTCACCGATCCGGAGATCGGGGCCGTCGGGTTGACGGAGCGGCAGGCGCGTGAGCGGGGGCTGCGGGTACGCACCAGTGTGCTGCCCATCGCCTTCTCCACGCGAGGCTGGATCCACGGGCCGGGCAACGATGGGCTCATCAAGCTTGTGGAGGACGCGGACCGGGGTGTGCTGATCGGCGCGACGTCGGCGGGGCCGGCGGGCGGCGAGGTGCTCTACGGACTGAACGTGGCCGTCCACGCCGAGATACCCGTCGACCGGCTCCAGCACATGATTTACACGTATCCCACCTTCCACCGGACGGTCGAGGCCGCGCTCGGAGCCCTCCGCTGA